One genomic window of Metopolophium dirhodum isolate CAU chromosome 4, ASM1992520v1, whole genome shotgun sequence includes the following:
- the LOC132943019 gene encoding neuralized-like protein 2, whose translation MSEKQPCTYRQTRFHRFHGYNLSLHEQDTVAHREMSFANAIVFSEQSLSPGEVFLIEIESSENGWSGHIRLGLTQLDPDALQRSGHLLPQCAIPDMVSNKTMGESWICALTKHQAWYDANYLTNYFRLDGNHVFTSRGTFPTSILKSSGNEKMDILPTDVGSRVGVLYLPCGQNMAVMHFIINGEFVVPLSRTIPYNDGPIRAVIDVYGATKRVRVIQVYNVNSLQSACRETILKNIKAASVSKLPLPNALKEYLLYKT comes from the exons ATGTCCGAGAAGCAGCCGTGCACTTACCGGCAAACGCGGTTTCACCGGTTCCACGGTTACAACCTGAGCCTTCACGAACAGGACACGGTGGCCCACCGGGAGATGAGCTTCGCCAACGCCATAGTGTTCAGCGAACAGTCGCTGTCGCCGGGCGAGGTGTTCCTCATCGAGATCGAGAGCAGCGAGAATGGCTGGTCCGGACACATACGGCTGGGCCTGACACAGCTCGACCCGGACGCGCTGCAGCGCAGCGGTCACCTGTTACCACAGTGCGCTATACCAGACATGGTGTCCAACAAGACGATGGGTGAATCGTGGATATGCGCCCTAACCAAACACCAGGCTTGGTACGACGCCAACTATCTGACCAACTACTTCCGGCTGGACGGTAATCACGTATTTACATCCCGGGGTACATTTCCAACCAGCATTCTGAAGTCGTCAGGCAACGAAAAAATGGACATCTTGCCGACGGACGTGGGCAGTCGGGTCGGCGTGTTGTATTTGCCCTGTGGCCAGAACATGGCCGTTATGCATTTCATTATCAACGGTGAGTTTGTTGTTCCACTTTCGAGGACCATACCGTATAACGATGGTCCTATCAGAGCAGTCATCGATGTATACGGTGCCACTAAACGAGTCCGTgtaatacaagtatacaacg TTAATTCGTTGCAGAGTGCGTGCAGGGAGACTATTCTGAAGAATATCAAAGCAGCATCCGTATCAAAATTACCATTACCCAATGCTCTTAAAGAGTATCTCCTATATAAGACTTAA
- the LOC132943604 gene encoding uncharacterized protein LOC132943604: MDDSYLDVTADYVDECKITQMNYHSFTPYSNMSLSNNDEIRISVLNMDSYTLPCESYIYIEGKVNKPADAVGEVRFSNNGLAFLFSEMRYEINGIEIQKLKLPGVSSCLKAYCSYTPNDLNALENAAWDSAMDSEDNKNFMSNDVFTGCIPLKHLFGFCEDYKKILLNCNQQLILNRASSDLDAIHVVGEGATATVDKNKKIKIELTKVTWKMPIIKVSDKEKLRLIKVMDSHRTLSCAFRTWDLCEYPILPRNTSHSWTVKSSSLLEKPRFVLFGLQTDRKKNIENDAGRFDHCQLKNLKVHLNSEVYPYEDFRADFKNNTTSILYKAYTDFQKSYYERDYCEPLLSKHIFQNYVPIVVVDLSRQNDNVKSSTIDLRIEFETDTVIPEKTAAYCLILHDQIITYNPFSGDVRKL; this comes from the coding sequence ATGGATGACTCGTATTTAGACGTCACAGCCGACTATGTAGACGAGTGTAAAATAACGCAAATGAATTATCATTCATTCACTCCGTACTCAAACATGTCTTTATCAAATAACGATGAAATCAGGATAAGTGTTTTGAATATGGACTCGTACACTTTACCGTGCGAAAGCTATATTTACATCGAGGGTAAAGTGAACAAACCTGCCGATGCTGTTGGAGAAgtacgtttttcaaataatggatTGGCATTTTTATTCTCTGAAATGCGATATGAAATAAACGGAATAGAAatacagaaattaaaattacctgGAGTTTCGTCTTGTTTGAAAGCATACTGTTCATATACTCCAAACGACTTGAATGCACTAGAAAACGCGGCCTGGGATTCAGCGATGGATAGCGaagacaataaaaattttatgtcCAACGATGTATTTACCGGGTGTATACCTCTAAAACATTTATTCGGATTTTGTgaagactataaaaaaatattacttaattgtaATCAGCAACTGATTTTAAATCGCGCATCTAGCGATCTTGATGCGATACACGTTGTTGGTGAGGGTGCTACTGCAAccgttgataaaaataaaaaaattaaaattgaacttaCTAAGGTGACTTGGAAGATGCCTATTATCAAAGTCagtgataaagaaaaattaagactgATAAAAGTAATGGATTCACATAGAACACTATCGTGTGCGTTCAGAACTTGGGACCTGTGCGAATATCCGATACTTCCTAGAAATACTTCTCATTCGTGGACGGTAAAGTCTAGTAGCCTGCTAGAAAAACCGAGATTTGTACTGTTTGGGTTACAAacagatcgaaaaaaaaatattgaaaacgatGCTGGGCGATTCGATCACTGTCAACTAAAAAACCTTAAGGTCCACTTAAATTCTGAAGTGTATCCGTACGAAGACTTTCGtgcagattttaaaaataatacaactagtATTTTGTATAAGGCCTATACAGACTTTCAAAAATCGTATTATGAGCGAGATTATTGCGAGCCATTATTATCAAAacacatttttcaaaactacGTTCCAATCGTCGTAGTTGATTTATCACGTCAAAACGATAATGTGAAGTCGTCGACCATAGATCtacgtattgaatttgaaacGGATACAGTTATACCAGAAAAAACTGCAGCATATTGTTTAATACTACATGACCAGATTATAACTTACAACCCGTTTAGTGGCGatgttagaaaattgtaa
- the LOC132943018 gene encoding myocyte-specific enhancer factor 2A homolog yields MGRKKINISKITDERNRHVTFNKRKFGVMKKAYELSVLCDCEVAIIIFNKNNKLYQYASTDMDQVLLKYTEYSEPHESLTNTNIIAQLNRRGGGGGGGGGEGPRSSKSVDSPVVDEKNVINQPKQFKVMSTPRIKLKHNDISDEEFRILMTHGGRIMDDDDEDDDDDDDDSNGLECEFIPDMPDIPGIPPHKLPEALRKIRESNSNENTKRVTSSDSDMSDDELKIDSGADDDFEEIDDSLHNNIESYISPTTSRQKPLPNNPTTVKEIKEEKNDDDVDVELIEDDIKIPEEVKSSKRLEATKPQLTQNVRKPQFLSNIHSSLGLIQNKSPKNQSLNVRYRPYNILQTSKKMVKIPPQKSMEIRSNITHNGQSPIQQRRVYAGFKQRIQVKKDLMTPEIKINTAQLSQSSNTNDS; encoded by the exons ATGGGACgcaagaaaattaatatatccAAAATCACGGACGAACGAAACCgtcat GTGACGTTTAACAAACGCAAATTTGGTGTTATGAAGAAAGCTTACGAGTTAAGTGTATTATGTGATTGTGAAgtagcaattattattttcaacaagaACAACAAGTTGTATCAGTATGCTAGTACAGACATGGACCAAGTATTACTTAAATATACTGAATATAGCGAACCACATGAATCACTGACAAACACTAATATTATTGct caaTTAAACAgaagaggaggaggaggaggaggaggaggaggagaagGTCCTAGAAGTTCTAAATCCGTAGATTCACCTGTTGTTGATGAGAAGAATGTAATAAATCAACCCAAACAATTTAAAGTAATGTCCACTCCTAGAATTAAACTTAAACACAACGATATTTCTGATGAAGAATTCAGAATACTTATGACACATGGAGGGAGGATAATGGAT gATGATGATGAggacgatgacgatgatgatgatgatagtaATGGCCTTGAATGTGAGTTTATTCCTGACATGCCAGACATTCCTGGCATTCCTCCTCACAAACTTCCAGAAGCTTTAAGAAAAATACGAGAGAGTAACTCTAATGAAAATACTAAACGAGTGACTTCCAGTGACTCAGATATGA gtGATGACGAGTTGAAAATAGACAGTGGTGCTGATGATGATTTTGAAGAAATAGATGAcagtttacataataatattgaaagctATATTTCTCCAACTACCTCGCGACAAAAACCTCTGCCTAATAACCCaacaa CTGTTAAAGaaattaaagaagaaaaaaatgatgATGACGTTGATGTAGAATTAATCGAAGATGACATCAAAATTCCTGAGGAAGTGAAGAGCTCTAAACGTCTAGAAGCTACAAAACCACAATTAACGCAAAATGTTCGGAAACCACAATTTCTGTCAAATATTCACTCAa gtttaggtttaattcaaaataaatctcCGAAAAATCAATCTTTGAATGTACGGTACCGCCCTTATAATATTCTACAAACCTCCAAGAAAATGGTAAAAATACCACCACAAAAGTCTATGGAAATTCGAAGTAACATAACACACAATGGACAGTCTCCAATACAGCAACGAAGAGTTTATGCAGGATTCAAACAACGTATACAGGTCAAAAAAGACTTGATGACTCctgaaattaaaatcaatactgCACAATTGTCGCAAAGTAGTAATACAAATGATTCTTAA
- the LOC132942959 gene encoding 5-methylcytosine rRNA methyltransferase NSUN4, with the protein MFRTNTAALISHSLIHKHMQIVHVRTKKTHWSSIKKRIHPKDKALEHFDDFYGSVYGRRWRSIRLALLSPHKYIAVVNNFGDSEKVSQQLEWLGAMNVRQVVEADLLKAKESTNEKNIQELDKKLKKLLLTDDNKSDIKKENEEYVEKASLHESLLEAEHDESRLIDPEANSNIGGLYQFIPATELHGKSDWIPESQHYQYYEENSDFPINILNEESPLNIPPHLQVFTFDRGDFTPFPYPKTGASKVSGYYLMDGGSILPVFALDLKLGDRVLDMCSAPGGKALATLQTLLPESLVCNDIQESRIKKIHNVMSEYISDYQSWGSRLMFTQMNARSINEPDVYNKILVDVPCTNDRHSLENNENNMFKPTRAKERLQLPEIQADILKSALMNIAVGGTVVYSTCSLSPIQNDGVVKMALKKIWEETNHQIIVKDLTKQFRPLKSLYSFSKGLKFGQMVMPFLPLNYGPLYLCKLVRVK; encoded by the exons atgttccgaACAAATACTGCTGCTCTTATATCGCATTCGTTAATCCATAAACATATGCAAATAGTTCATGTACGGACAAAAAAAACGCATTgg TCTTCAATCAAGAAGAGAATTCATCCAAAAGATAAGGCTTTAGAACACTTTGATGATTTTTACGGTTCAGTTTACGGAAGAAGATGGAGATCAATACGATTAGCGTTATTGTCACCACACAAATATATAGCTGTAGTTAATAACTTTGGTGATTCCGAAAAAGTTTCTCAACAGTTAGAG TGGTTGGGAGCGATGAATGTAAGACAAGTAGTTGAAGCAGATTTGCTAAAAGCCAAAGAGtctacaaatgaaaaaaatattcaagaattagataaaaaattaaaaaaacttttattaaccGATGACAATAAAAGTgacataaaaaaagaaaa tgAAGAATATGTGGAAAAAGCATCACTTCACGAAAGCTTATTAGAAGCAGAACATGACGAAAGTAGACTAATTGACCCTGAAGCGAATTCTAATATTGGAggattatatcaatttatacCAGCTACTGAGCTTCATGGCAAAAGTGACTGGATTCCAGAATCCCAACATTACCAATACTATGAAGAAAATTCAGATTTcccaattaatatattaaacgaaGAAAGTCCTCTTAACATTCCACCTCATTTACAAGTATTTACATTTGATAGAGGTGATTTTACTCCATTTCCATATCCTAAAACTGGAGCTTCTAAAGTCAGTG gttattatttaatgGATGGAGGTTCAATTTTACCTGTATTTGCACTAGATTTAAAACTTGGTGATAGAGTATTAGATATGTGTTCAGCTCCAGGTGGTAAAGCATTAGCAACACTACAAACATTATTACCtg AATCATTGGTATGTAATGATATTCAAGAatccagaattaaaaaaatacataatgttatgTCTGAATATATTTCTGATTATCAAAGTTGGGGCTCACGTCTAATGTTCACACAAATGAATGCGAGATCCATTAATGAACCAGATGTATacaataaa ATATTAGTAGATGTTCCATGCACAAACGATCGTCATAGTttggaaaataatgaaaataatatgtttaaaccaACTCGTGCTAAAGAACGTTTACAATTGCCTGAAATACAAGCTGATATCTTAaa atctgCTTTAATGAACATTGCTGTGGGTGGTACAGTAGTTTATTCAACCTGTTCTTTATCACCCATACAAAATGACGGTGTAGTCAAAATGGCTTTAAAGAAAATATGGGAAGAAACAAACCATCAAATTATTGTCAA ggaCTTGACAAAGCAATTTCGACCTCTAAAGTCTTTGTACTCATTCAGCAAAGGGTTGAAATTCGGTCAAATGGTCATGCCATTTTTACCACTTAACTATGGgccattatatttatgtaaattagttAGAGTAAAATAG
- the LOC132943336 gene encoding uncharacterized protein LOC132943336 yields the protein MAGSIGNMTALYKKKFIYVPPTPPSELIESANFTINFTERKFLHVGLNPTEKFDVSILIITPSRFVKISVDLLRRIFSLMGNILSFILDQPQKYKRNLFLETEIISMSSMVYQGENMLVIESKTQAGCRVLLSRTDLMKLQYLEWSINETVVRKSTIIRPLVLKQFETMGNYLDQEFTKVDSPPKTPEEMIVFINNLSDDKIIGSTPKEDINFISQLKMYALSQLAEQWAQRWNGEMSPELFTESEMRLISPPRYSSMSPMHEDLSQARVADEERGIDEFLTQATWAPARKTKLLPIDDPGSLPASFDSDNFAQPPPWYTAPQYIESSPPSPAVDENDGPTSFNLSPSSPPALLGFTGQKLAKKKPSMRSVKRKLF from the exons ATGGCTGGTTCAATTGGAAACATGACTGCATTATAcaagaaaaaatttatataCGTTCCGCCTACGCCACCGTCCGAACTCATTGAATCTGCAAATTTCACGATCAATTTTACTGAACGTAAGTTTTTACATGTCGGTCTGAATCCTACAGAGAAATTCGATGTGTCCATACTAATAATTACACCTTCGCGTTTCGTTAAAATATCTGTGGACCTCTTAAGACGTATTTTTTCCCTGATGGGGAATATATTGTCGTTTATTTTGGATCAACCGCAAAAATACAAGCGGAATTTATTTCTGGAAACAGAAATTATTTCGATGTCTAGTATGGTGTATCAAGGGGAAAATATGCTTGTCATCGAATCAAAAACACAAGCCGGATGTCGAGTATTGCTAAGTCGCACAGATTTAATGAAATTGCAATATTTAGAATGGTCGATTAACGAAACAGTCGTTCGAAAGTCAACCATTATACGACCACTTGTCTTAAAACAGTTTGAGACTATGGGTAATTATTTGGACCAGGAATTTACCAAAGTTGATTCACCACCAAAGACACCCGAAGAAATGATcgtttttatcaacaatttaagTGATGATAAAATTATTGGATCCACTCCTAAAGAAGACATTAATTTCATCAGTCAACTGAAAATGTATGCTTTATCTCAATTAGCTGAACAATGGGCGCAACGATGGAATGGAGAAATGTCACCAGAG ttattcacCGAATCTGAAATGAGGCTCATTTCACCCCCGAGATATTCGAGTATGTCTCCAATGCACGAAGACCTTTCACAAGCAagg gtagctGACGAGGAACGTGGTATCGATGAATTTTTAACACAGGCGACATGGGCACCAGCTCGGAAAACAAAACTATTG ccTATTGATGATCCTGGCAGTCTACCCGCATCGTTTGATTCAGACAATTTTGCACAGCCCCCTCCGTGGTATACAGCGCCTCAATATATTGAATCTTCACCACCAAGTCCTGCAGTTGATGAGAATGACGGTCCAACGTCTTTCAACCTCTCACCATCATCCCCTCCAGCTCTTCTAGGATTCACGGGTCAAAagttggcaaaaaaaaaaccatctatGCGGAGCGTAAAAcgcaaactattttaa